From one Dama dama isolate Ldn47 chromosome 4, ASM3311817v1, whole genome shotgun sequence genomic stretch:
- the LOC133055122 gene encoding insulin growth factor-like family member 1, whose protein sequence is MRFFLGKVEGRAVLAAVCILLLPCSHSAPGPQLLLCQSHERCGNQFYDPRQDCCYDDAVVPLGRTQKCGNCTFRVCFEQCCPWLVNRPQESFVVKVKGHSCYSAPSSDDRVCSSVG, encoded by the exons ATGCGCTTCTTTTTGGGGAAGGTGGAGGGGAGAG CTGTCTTGGCTGCTGTCTGCATCCTTTTGCTCCCCTGCTCACACAGTGCCCCAG GCCCTCAGCTGTTGCTGTGCCAGTCACACGAGCGATGTGGGAACCAGTTCTACGACCCCCGGCAGGACTGTTGCTATGACGATGCCGTGGTACCCttgggcaggacccagaagtgcGGAAACTGTACCTTTAGGGTCTGCTTCGAGCAGTGCTGCCCGTGGTTGGTCAACAGGCCCCAGGAGTCCTTCGTGGTGAAGGTGAAAGGTCACAGTTGTTACTCAGCCCCATCCTCGGATGATCGGGTTTGTAGCAG tgTTGGCTGA